Part of the Sinorhizobium sp. BG8 genome, GAAGACCGTATGGAACCGCGACGGCCGTGCAGGCGGGGTGACGGAAGGCTCTGACGCAGGAGCGGATCTCGAACATCTGCGCGACCATGCCAACCACACCAACGCGGCGACGACACGGCGCTATAACCGCAAAACGCTGGAGAAGACGAGGGAAGTTGCGCACCTTCGCGTGGCGAGCAGAAACGGCAAGAACACGTCCGGAACAGCCCTGTGGGAACGGTGTATGAATGCCTGGGAAAGCAGCCTTAGCTAAGTCTTTGAAATTTTTGGTGCCGCTTACGTGACTCGAACACGTGACCCCATCATTACGAATGATGTGCTCTACCGACTGAGCTAAAGCGGCCCGGATGGTCCCGAAGCAATGCAGGACCTGATGTGAGGGGCTGATAGCCGCAAAGCGGGGGAATTTCAAGCCGTCAGTTCCAGGATCGGCAAATTTCTGTTGATCGGCTGGAAATTGCCCCGCGCAAGCGGTGTCTATCCCGCAAGGCCCAGCCTTTCTCGCGCAGCCCGATATTCGCTTTCGAGCCGGCTCACCACGCTTTCTGCCGATCCGACGGACTTGACGGCCCCGATCCCCTGGCCCGAGCCCCAGATGTCCTTCCAGGCCTTCGCGCCGGACGTTGCCCTGTCGAAATCCATTTTCGAGGGATCAGCCTCAGGCAATCGGTCGGGGTCGAGACCCGCAGCCTCAATCGAACCCTTCAGGTAGTTGCCGTGAATTCCGGTAAAATAATTGGAATAGACGATGTCGGAGGCACTGCCCCCGACGATCATCTCCTTGTAGGCGTCCGGGGCGCGCGCCTCCGTCGTGGCGATGAAGGGAGAGCCGATATAGGCGATGTCGGCGCCCATGGCCTGGGCGGCGAGGACGGCGCCGCCGGTGGCGATCGCGCCTGAAAGCAGCAGAGGCCCGTCGAACCACTCGCGGATTTCCTGGACCAGCGCGAAGGGTGAGAGCGTTCCCGCATGCCCGCCGGCGCCGGCAGCCACCGCGATAAGCCCGTCGGCTCCCTTGCGGATCGCGGAGTTGGCGTGACGGTTGTTGATGATGTCGTGAAGCACGATGCCGCCATAGGAATGGATCGCGTCGTTGACCTCAGGCACGGCGCCGAGCGAGGAGATGACGACCGGAACCTTGTACTTCACGCACATCTGGAGGTCGTGTTCGAGCCTCCGGTTCGATTTGTGCACGATCTGGTTGACGGCGAACGGGGCCGCCGGCCGGTCCGGATTGCGTCGGTCATGGACCGCAAGCGTCTCGGTTATTTCGGCCAGCCACTCGTCCAGCTGCGATTCAGGACGGGCATTGAGGGCCGGGAAGGCGCCGATGACGCCGGCTTTGCATTGTGCCAAAGTAAGGGTGGGGTGAGAGACGATGAAGAGCGGTGCAGCGACGACGGGCAGGCGCAGTTTCTCTTTGAGGATCGCGGGAAGGGGCATCGCAGGCTCTCGATTGTTGACGTTTACGGAAACGTAAGACAGTTAGCAGCTTTGGGTGTGCGAGGTAAAGTACGATCGTCGGCGATGGTGGCAAGGGCCCTGAGCCCGGTACTTCTCGCGTCCGGTGCGCGGGCCAAGCACGATGTCCCATCCCGCACTTCTGCTCCAACGGGGTGGATGGAAATGCCGTGAACCCGTGGATATTGAGGGGTTGGTCCCCGTCCAATTGGCCGTGCCGGTCTTGCGGTTTGCGTTCCCAGGGGTTACGCAATTGCTAACAAGCGCCGGAAACATAACGTCTTTCCCGCGCGTTGCGCGCCGGGCGGGCCGTTCGGCCCTGCGACACTAGAAGGATCGGTTGTGAGCGGACTGGAAAATGCAATCAGGAGTGCGCTGGCACGCTCGGAGCGGAGCAATCCGGAAATCCGGGCCCGCATCTATCAGTCGGCGCGCAATGCCCTGGAGGCCGGGCTGAGAAAGCAGGAGATCAGCGATCCGGAAACGGTCGCCGCCCAGAGGCACCGGCTGGAAAGCACCATCCACCAGATCGAGACCGAGGAGCGGGAAGCCCTGCGCACCCGGGTCTCACCCGCCACCCGTGGCGACACGCCTGCCGCCCGCAACGGAACTTCAGACGGCGACCTTTCGGCCGTCGCCGGCGGCGATGGCCGCCTCGGTGCCGCCGCGCAGCGCCCGGCCGGCAGAGATGCCGATAGTGTCCAGGACATTGGTGGCATCAGGCCAAGCCGTGATGAGGGCCTGCTTCGAGCGGAAGGACCGGTCTCCGGCGCAAAACCATCGGCCGCAGAGGGTCAGCCGAGCGGGAATGCGGATTTCAGGCCTGAGCGCGCTGCCAAGGGTCGGCGCCGGCGCAGCCGCGTCTTCTCGTTCCTGCTCGTCGTTTCGACGCTGGTCGCCGCAATCGGCGCTGCCGCGTGGTGGATTGAGAGCAGTGGGCTGCTTCTGTCGCCGCAGGAGCGCGACAGCAGCGTGGCCAATCCGCCGGCGACCGTCTCCGGTGAGGATTTCACTGGCGAGGATCCCCTGAAGCGCGCACTCGATACCCAGAGCCGGTTCTCGGATGCCTGGCGGACCGTGTTCATGCCTGGCCAAAACGAACTGCTTTCAGCGGAACCCCAAGGCCGCTTCGAGGTGATCACCACCAACGAGGGACCGGCGACGCGGGTAACCTCCTCCGACCCGGAGCGCGAAGGCGCTGTCCGTATCGAGGTCGCCCCCGATGTCCTCGCCGAGATGGCCGGAAAGTCCTCGACGATCGCGCTCGCGGTGGAGGCCGGCAATGGCAAGCCTGCCCAGATCTCCATCGAGTGCGAGTTCCCGGGTCTCGGCGAATGCGGGCGCCACCGCTACACCGTGTCCGAGCGGACGGACGTCCTGTTTCAGGTGACGTTCAAAGGATCCGCATCGCCGAGCGGGGCGGGCCATCTCTACCTCAACAGCGATCTGACCGGCACGGGTACAAGTCTCAATCTCTATGCCGTGCGCATCCTTCCCGGCGAGTAACACGTAGCTAGGGCAGGGATCTGCGCGGGGCCGGAATACCGGCCTATTTCAGGAAGTGCGGTCCGAAGCCGAGGATCGCGTCGTCCACATCGCCGATCGCCTTCTTGTCCTTGCCGTCGTAGTCGAGGGTGGTGAGGATGTGTCGCAGGACGTTGATCCGCGCGCGACGCTTGTCGTTGGCACGCACCACCGTCCAAGGCGCGTTGTGGGTGTGTGTCTCCTGCAGCATCCGGTCGCGTTTCTGCGTGTAGTCGTCCCATTTGTGCAGGGCGGCGATGTCCATGGAAGACAGCTTCCAGACCTTCAGGGGATCATGGCGCCGGTCGTGGAAGCGTTTCAGCTGCATCTCGCGACCGATGTTCAGCCAGAACTTGAACAGGTGGATGCCTTCCGAAACGATCATCTTCTCGAAGCGCGGCGTCTCCTTCAGGAACTTTTCGTACTGCGCGTCCGTGCAGAATCCCATGACCGGTTCCACGCCGGCGCGGTTGTACCAGGAACGGTCATAGACCACGAACTCGCCGGCGGTGGGAAAAGTGTAGACGTAGCGCTGGTAGTACCATTGCCCCTGTTCCGTCTCGGTCGGCTTGGTAAGGGCGACGACGCGCGCATAGCGCGGGTTTATGTAGGCGATCGTTTCGTGGATGGTTCCGCCCTTGCCGGCGGCGTCTCGCCCTTCGAACACCACCATCACGCGCTTGCGGGTGGCCTGGAGCCAGAATTGCACCTTCACGAGTTCGATCTGCAGCAGCCGCAGCTGTTGCTCGTACTCTTCGCGCGGCATCTTCTTGTCGTAGGGATATCCGCCGGAACTCAGCGCCTTTTCGTCCACCCACTTCGGCAGGTTCGGATCGTCGACGTCGTAGGTCCGCTTCCGACCGTCGAAATCGAGTTCGACGGCCCTGGTTCCGGGTTTGTCCGCCATGCTAGCCTCCTTGTACGGCGGCCGGGCACCGCAACTGACGGGTGAGCAGGCCATATCTCCGTTGCGAATTCAAGTGTGCCATGAAACACATGTCATAAATGCAAGATAGACCTGAGCGATTGGAGCGAATCGCGAGGGAGCGACGAGTGGCAAGGGAAGGCATCGCAGTGGAGGGTAGGGGACGGCCGTGGGACTGGATCTTGGCTCAGCTATGGGCGGAGCGCGTTCTGATCTCGGCCGCCGTTTTCGTCGGCTTCATGATGTGGGCAGGCGGCTTTCATCTTGGATGGACCTTCTTCGCCGTTGCCCTGCTCGTTCTTGCCGGCCTTGCAAGGGTGGAGCGCATGGAAGAGCGCTCTTCGCGTCCGCGCGTTGCGGCTGCCGCGTCCGCGCCCGCCGAACTCCCCGTCGTTGCTGACCCTCTTGCTGAGATCGCCACTGTGCTCGACGCGCTCGACATGCCAGCTCTGCTGGTGACGAGCGATGAGACCGTCAAGCTGCAGAATCGTGCCGCCGAGGCGCTCTTCGGCATCATTCCCCGCGATTCCGATCTCGCCGGGCGCATTCGTTCTCCCGGTATCCTCGACATGGTCCGTGAGGCGATCTCGAGCGTCCAGCCCCGGGAAATCGAGCATGCGGAGCGCCTGCCCTCTGAATCCGTCTACATTGTCCGGGTGACGCCGGTGCGCGCGCCGACCGCACCCGACGAGAAGCCAAGGCTCTTTCTCATCGTGTTCCGCGATGTCTCGCATGCCCGCCGGATCGACAGGATGCGTTCGGATTTCGTCGCCAATGCGAGCCATGAGTTGCGCACGCCGCTTGCGTCCCTGCGCGGCTTCGTGGAGACGCTGCAAGGTCCCGCGAAGGATGACTCCAGGGCCCACGAGAAATTCCTGGCGATCATGCACGAACAGGCGACCCGCATGAGCCGCCTTGTCGACGACCTCCTTTCGCTCTCGCGACTGGAGATCAAGGCGAACATTCCGCCCGATGAGAAAGTTGATCTGAAGCCTTTGCTCGGGCACGTCCGCGACAGTCTTCAGCCGCTTGCCGAAGAGCTCGGGGTCGAAGTCGTTCTCGAAATTCCGGACAGTCCCGTGGTCGTCTCCGGGGACAGGGACGAGCTGACCGAGGTATTTGAAAATCTTGTCGAAAATGCCTGCAAGTACGGGCAGGAGGGCAAGCGGGTGGAGGTTCGGGTCACGGGCGGAGGCGGAGAGCCGGTCGAGGTCAGCGTCATCGATCACGGGCCGGGCATTGCGCCGGAACATGTCCCGCGCATCACGGAACGTTTCTACCGGGTGAACGTCGAGGCCAGCCGATCCAAGAAGGGGACCGGATTGGGGCTTGCGATCGTCAAGCACATCCTTACCCGCCACCGCGCCCGGCTGACGGTTCGCTCCGAGCTGGGCAAGGGAACCGTGTTTACAGTCCGTTTTTGACATAAAACTCGGACGGTTCTGGGCTATCTCCGAGAAAACGTAGATATTTCAGTCATCTAGACTGTCATAAATGTTTCGTGGAACCGTCATAAAAGCATGGGCGAACCGGCGCTAGGAAGGGCGGCCGGAACTCGGCAACCGGGCGCTGTCTCCAGCGCGTCACACAAGCCCATAACGGGAGAACTGAAATGAGAGCTCTTAAGTTTACTATCGCAGCGCTGGTTGCATCGGCTGCATTTGCCGGCGCTGCCGTTGCGCGCGACCAGGTCCAGATCGCTGGTTCCTCGACCGTGCTGCCCTATACCAAGATCGTCGCTGAAACCTTCGGCGAAACCTATGGCGACTTCAAGACCCCGGTTGTCGAGTCCGGCGGCTCTGGCGCCGGCCTCAAGGAATTCTGCAAGGGTGTAGGCGAGGACACGATCGATATCGCCAACTCTTCGCGCCACATCAAGGACAGCGAGCTGGAAGCCTGCAAGGCAGCCGGCGTGACGGACGTCCAGGAAGTCAAGATTGGCTATGACGGCATCGTGTTCGCCACGGACGCCGGCAATCCCGATCTCGTTCTCGTTCCGGCCGATCTCTACAAGGGTCTCGCAGCAGAAGTCGTCGTCGACGGCAAGCTCGTTGCCAACCCCTACAAGAAGTGGTCCGAAGTGAACCCGGCCCTGCCGGACTTCGACATCGCAGCCTATATCCCCGGCGAAAAGCACGGTACGCGCGAAGTCTTCGAAGAGAAGGTACTGGCCGCAGGCTGCAAGGACGTCGGTGCTCTCGACGTGATCAAGGCCGCGATCTCCGACGAGAAGGAAGCCGCCAAGAAGTGCGTTGCTGTCCGTAAGGACGGCCTGGCTGTCGACATCGACGGCGACTATTCGGAAACCCTCGCACGCATCGCCGCCAACAAGACCGGTATCGGCGTGTTCGGCCTTTCCTTCTACGAAAACAACGCTGACAAGCTGAAGGTCGCAACCGTCAACGGCATCGTTCCTTCGGTTGAGACCATTGCCTCCGGCGAATACCCGGTTTCGCGCCCGCTGTACTTCTACGTCAAGAAGGCGCACCTCGGCGTTATCCCGGGCCTCAAGGAGTATGTCGAGTTCTTCGTTTCCGACCAGATGATCGGCCCTGACGGCCCGCTCGCTGAATACGGTCTGGTTCCTGCTCCCGATGCCGAGCGCGAAGAGATCCGCAACTCGGTAGAAGCCGGCAAGACGATGTAATTTCATGCCGGCCGGCGCAGCTCGTCTGCGCCGGCCGGGCGTGACTTCGCCCGGGATCGGGCGGTGCCGCGCCATGGGTCCCGAGCATTGTCGGGTGCCAAATCGAAAAGTGTAACAAGGGTCGTCAGGAAACCCGTCGGCTTCGGCCCGTTTCCGGAACCGCGCGCCCGAGGAAAGCACATGAGCACGACGTTAATCGTTGCCACCATTTTGGTTATTTCAGCAGTTGCATATTATCTCGGGCGGTTGCGGGCAAATGCCCTTGCGGGTGGAAAGTCCGCCACGCTTCACTCCCGACCCTATCACTACGGCTCCTATGCGGCGATCTGGGCTTTCCTGCCGTCTATTGTCGTGCTCTGCCTGTGGCTGGCCATCAGCCCTTCGATCATCAATTCCACGGTTCGCTCTTCCTTTCCGCAGGATGTGCAGGCCCAGCCCGCAGCCACCCAGACGTTGAGTTTCGGCGTCGTCTCGGCAATTGCGCGCGGCCTCCCGCTGCTGACCGCGGAAGAGACATCCACTGTCACGGCCAACCCGGCCGAGCTGCAGGCCAAGCTCGCAGAGAAGGGTGTTCCGCTCGGCGCCGAGGTATCTCCCTACATGATCGCATCGGCTCAGCAGTTGAATGCGCTGCGACAGACGAGCCAGTCGGTGCTCGCCGTCATCGCGATCGCGCTCTCGCTGGTCGGTGCGTTCTTTGCTGTCCGGGCGATAGAGCCACGCTTCCGCGCCCGCAACAAGGTCGAGCGCGTGATGCTCGGAACCTTGATCGCGGCCTCCTCCATCGCCATCCTCACGACCATCGGGATTGCGGTATCGATGTTGTCGGAGGCAACCCGCTTCTTCTCCATGGTGCCCGCCTGGGAATTCTTCTTCGGAACGGTGTGGGATCCCCGGTTCGGCGGAGCAGGCTCCACCTCGTCGGGTGAATTCGGCCTGATCCCGCTGCTTGCCGGCACGCTCTACATCGGTTTCGTCGCCATGCTGGTGGCGGTGCCGATCGGTCTCTTTGCCGCAATCTACATGGCAGAGTATGCCGCGCCGCGCGTCCGCTCACTGGCAAAGCCGCTTCTCGAAGTTCTCGCGGGCATTCCGACGATCGTCTACGGCTTCTTCGCGCTCGTCACCGTTGGCCCCTTCCTGCGTGACATCTCCGCAAGCCTCAATGGCCTCGTCACCGGCAACTACGTCAACTTCATCCAGGCGCAGAGCGTCCTGACGGCGGGCATCGTGATGGGCATCATGCTGATCCCCTACGTCTCTTCGCTGTCGGACGACATCATCACCGCTGTCCCGCGTTCGCTTCGCGACGGTTCCCTCGGCCTTGGCGCAACGCGGTCCGAAACCATCAAGCGCGTGATCCTGCCGGCGGCACTTCCCGGCATCGTCGGCGCCGTCCTCATGACGGCATCGCGCGCCATCGGCGAGACGATGATCGTCGTTCTGGCCGCGGGTGTCGCCGCACGTATCCAGATCAATCCCTTCGAGCCGATGACGACCGTCACCGTGAAGATCGTCAACCAGTTGACAGGCGACCTGGAGTTCACCTCTCCCCAGACGCTGGTGGCATTTGCGCTCGGCATCACGCTGTTTTGCATCACGCTGGCGCTCAACATCTACGCGCTCTACATCGTCCGCAAATATCGGGAGCAATACGAATGACGAAC contains:
- a CDS encoding nitronate monooxygenase family protein, producing MPLPAILKEKLRLPVVAAPLFIVSHPTLTLAQCKAGVIGAFPALNARPESQLDEWLAEITETLAVHDRRNPDRPAAPFAVNQIVHKSNRRLEHDLQMCVKYKVPVVISSLGAVPEVNDAIHSYGGIVLHDIINNRHANSAIRKGADGLIAVAAGAGGHAGTLSPFALVQEIREWFDGPLLLSGAIATGGAVLAAQAMGADIAYIGSPFIATTEARAPDAYKEMIVGGSASDIVYSNYFTGIHGNYLKGSIEAAGLDPDRLPEADPSKMDFDRATSGAKAWKDIWGSGQGIGAVKSVGSAESVVSRLESEYRAARERLGLAG
- a CDS encoding biotin transporter BioY; the encoded protein is MSGLENAIRSALARSERSNPEIRARIYQSARNALEAGLRKQEISDPETVAAQRHRLESTIHQIETEEREALRTRVSPATRGDTPAARNGTSDGDLSAVAGGDGRLGAAAQRPAGRDADSVQDIGGIRPSRDEGLLRAEGPVSGAKPSAAEGQPSGNADFRPERAAKGRRRRSRVFSFLLVVSTLVAAIGAAAWWIESSGLLLSPQERDSSVANPPATVSGEDFTGEDPLKRALDTQSRFSDAWRTVFMPGQNELLSAEPQGRFEVITTNEGPATRVTSSDPEREGAVRIEVAPDVLAEMAGKSSTIALAVEAGNGKPAQISIECEFPGLGECGRHRYTVSERTDVLFQVTFKGSASPSGAGHLYLNSDLTGTGTSLNLYAVRILPGE
- the ppk2 gene encoding polyphosphate kinase 2 — its product is MADKPGTRAVELDFDGRKRTYDVDDPNLPKWVDEKALSSGGYPYDKKMPREEYEQQLRLLQIELVKVQFWLQATRKRVMVVFEGRDAAGKGGTIHETIAYINPRYARVVALTKPTETEQGQWYYQRYVYTFPTAGEFVVYDRSWYNRAGVEPVMGFCTDAQYEKFLKETPRFEKMIVSEGIHLFKFWLNIGREMQLKRFHDRRHDPLKVWKLSSMDIAALHKWDDYTQKRDRMLQETHTHNAPWTVVRANDKRRARINVLRHILTTLDYDGKDKKAIGDVDDAILGFGPHFLK
- the phoR gene encoding phosphate regulon sensor histidine kinase PhoR; the encoded protein is MAREGIAVEGRGRPWDWILAQLWAERVLISAAVFVGFMMWAGGFHLGWTFFAVALLVLAGLARVERMEERSSRPRVAAAASAPAELPVVADPLAEIATVLDALDMPALLVTSDETVKLQNRAAEALFGIIPRDSDLAGRIRSPGILDMVREAISSVQPREIEHAERLPSESVYIVRVTPVRAPTAPDEKPRLFLIVFRDVSHARRIDRMRSDFVANASHELRTPLASLRGFVETLQGPAKDDSRAHEKFLAIMHEQATRMSRLVDDLLSLSRLEIKANIPPDEKVDLKPLLGHVRDSLQPLAEELGVEVVLEIPDSPVVVSGDRDELTEVFENLVENACKYGQEGKRVEVRVTGGGGEPVEVSVIDHGPGIAPEHVPRITERFYRVNVEASRSKKGTGLGLAIVKHILTRHRARLTVRSELGKGTVFTVRF
- a CDS encoding substrate-binding domain-containing protein, whose product is MRALKFTIAALVASAAFAGAAVARDQVQIAGSSTVLPYTKIVAETFGETYGDFKTPVVESGGSGAGLKEFCKGVGEDTIDIANSSRHIKDSELEACKAAGVTDVQEVKIGYDGIVFATDAGNPDLVLVPADLYKGLAAEVVVDGKLVANPYKKWSEVNPALPDFDIAAYIPGEKHGTREVFEEKVLAAGCKDVGALDVIKAAISDEKEAAKKCVAVRKDGLAVDIDGDYSETLARIAANKTGIGVFGLSFYENNADKLKVATVNGIVPSVETIASGEYPVSRPLYFYVKKAHLGVIPGLKEYVEFFVSDQMIGPDGPLAEYGLVPAPDAEREEIRNSVEAGKTM
- the pstC gene encoding phosphate ABC transporter permease subunit PstC, with amino-acid sequence MSTTLIVATILVISAVAYYLGRLRANALAGGKSATLHSRPYHYGSYAAIWAFLPSIVVLCLWLAISPSIINSTVRSSFPQDVQAQPAATQTLSFGVVSAIARGLPLLTAEETSTVTANPAELQAKLAEKGVPLGAEVSPYMIASAQQLNALRQTSQSVLAVIAIALSLVGAFFAVRAIEPRFRARNKVERVMLGTLIAASSIAILTTIGIAVSMLSEATRFFSMVPAWEFFFGTVWDPRFGGAGSTSSGEFGLIPLLAGTLYIGFVAMLVAVPIGLFAAIYMAEYAAPRVRSLAKPLLEVLAGIPTIVYGFFALVTVGPFLRDISASLNGLVTGNYVNFIQAQSVLTAGIVMGIMLIPYVSSLSDDIITAVPRSLRDGSLGLGATRSETIKRVILPAALPGIVGAVLMTASRAIGETMIVVLAAGVAARIQINPFEPMTTVTVKIVNQLTGDLEFTSPQTLVAFALGITLFCITLALNIYALYIVRKYREQYE